In Crassostrea angulata isolate pt1a10 chromosome 6, ASM2561291v2, whole genome shotgun sequence, a genomic segment contains:
- the LOC128188859 gene encoding cytochrome P450 2J6-like: MDTILLSLVVGLLILFCLYFRKNRNLPPGPYPIPFIGNLILFKKDQRGYKAYTKLSEKYGNIYTLHCGSTLIIILNGYDAINEAFVKKADVFTDRPQLFVPLIGVSKGTGLTYNSDRPWKILRRFALQALRDFGVGKKSLEEKVQEEVNVVMETLTNSKGQPIRVKPLLLSAATNIICNVMFGARFQYTDDRFNELTDVLESIFRLNAPFAKENFFPFTRNLSGGKELISKRSAAIEKVKKYLAVTIKEHEESFDPDNIRDFIDLYIKASRDQTDPEIFTEANVYKVIVDLFLAGGETTGTSLDWSLLYMITYPEIQSKCQDEIDHVVGKNRPVGLEDKGNMPYLEATLLEIQRMANTLTFSLPHVAKKDTKLQGFDIPKDAIIIANLYSAHIDEKYWKDPEKFIPERFLNEDGSLRRRDAFIPFSAGPRFCIGEPLARMELFLFFTNLLQRFRFSMEDKENPPSLDGVQALTLTPLPYRLVALSR; this comes from the exons ATGGACACGATTTTGCTTTCACTGGTTGTTGGATTGTTGATTCTATTTTGCCTATATTTTCGGAAGAATCGAAATCTACCACCAGGCCCATATCCCATTCCTTTTATAGGCAATCTAATTCTGTTCAAGAAAGATCAACGCGGTTACAAAGCTTACACAAAGCTTTCGGAAAAATACGGGAACATCTACACTCTTCATTGCGGATCTACTCTTATTATAATTCTAAATGGATATGATGCAATTAACGAAGCTTTCGTGAAAAAAGCCGATGTTTTTACTGACAGACCTCAGCTGTTTGTACCTCTTATTGGTGTGTCCAAGGGAACag gATTGACATACAATAGTGACAGGCCATGGAAAATTCTCAGACGATTCGCGCTACAGGCTCTCAGAGATTTTGGGGTAGGGAAGAAGTCGCTGGAGGAAAAGGTTCAAGAGGAAGTCAACGTTGTCATGGAAACACTAACCAACAGCAAAGGACAACCAATCCGTGTCAAACCGCTTCTATTATCGGCGGCCACGAACATCATATGCAACGTCATGTTTGGGGCAAG GTTTCAGTACACTGACGACCGTTTCAATGAGTTGACCGACGTTCTTGAATCCATTTTCCGGCTGAACGCTCCCTTTGCAAAAGAAAATTTCTTTCCTTTCACAAGGAACCTATCTGGAGGAAAAgag CTTATCAGCAAAAGAAGTGCCGCCATAGAAAAAGTCAAGAAATATTTAGCCGTAACAATAAAAGAACATGAGGAGAGTTTCGATCCCGATAACATAAGAGATTTCATAGACTTGTACATCAAAGCATCACGTGATCAAACGGACCCTGAGATATTTACTG AGGCCAACGTTTACAAGGTTATCGTGGACCTATTTCTGGCAGGAGGAGAGACCACTGGAACTAGTTTAGACTGGTCCCTACTCTACATGATAACGTATCCAGAGATACAATCCAAGTGTCAAGATGAAATTGATCAC GTTGTTGGGAAAAACAGACCTGTTGGTTTAGAGGACAAAGGAAACATGCCATATCTAGAGGCCACACTTTTGGAAATCCAAAGAATGGCAAATACCT TAACGTTTTCCTTACCACATGTTGCGAAAAAAGACACTAAGCTCCAAGGCTTTGACATACCTAAAGACGCTATAATCATCGCCAATCTGTACTCGGCGCACATTGACGAAAAGTATTGGAAAGATCCCGAGAAGTTCATACCCGAGCGATTTCTAAACGAAGATGGTTCTCTCAGACGAAGGGATGCTTTCATTCCATTTTCAGCAG GTCCCCGTTTTTGTATTGGAGAACCTCTCGCAAGGATggagttatttttgttttttaccaaCCTGCTGCAAAGATTTCGGTTTTCAATGGAAGATAAAGAGAATCCACCGTCATTGGATGGAGTCCAGGCCCTTACATTAACGCCACTTCCATACCGTTTGGTGGCGCTGTCGCGTTAG
- the LOC128189471 gene encoding glutathione peroxidase-like translates to MILQVATLLGLLVSPSLALIGKCSQPASDRTSIYDFTLPNIFKTGSINFADLRGKVVLVVNVATYCDHTPQFLGLNALQKEFGADLQIIGVPTDQFHYEEPGANGTEIMNGLKYVRPGNGFVPAFPLSDKTEVNGLHEHKLFTYLKKYCEPTDELFYPGLTYQGNKVHDIRWNFEKILVDKTGKAVKRYNVYVLPADLRDDIRAEIQKSDVKQGFPVLGSFLG, encoded by the exons ATGATTCTCCAAGTCGCCACCCTCTTAGGTCTCTTGGTCTCACCGAGCCTCGCTCTGATCGGCAAGTGTTCCCAGCCTGCATCAGACAGAACGTCCATCTATGATTTTACTCTACccaacattttcaaaactgGCTCCATCAATTTCGCGGATCTTCGCGGCAAGGTGGTTCTGGTGGTGAACGTAGCCACCTACTGTGATCATACCCCACAGTTCCTGGGACTGAACGCCCTCCAGAAGGAGTTTGGTGCTGATCTCCAGATTATTGGGGTTCCCACCGACCAGTTCCActat GAAGAACCAGGCGCAAACGGAACTGAAATTATGAATGGACTAAAATATGTCAGACCTGGAAATGGATTTGTCCCAGCATTCCCACTTTCGGACAAAACGGAAGTAAATGGTCTTCACGAACACAAACTGTTTACCTATTTGAAA aaatactgtGAACCAACTGATGAACTCTTTTACCCGGGTCTGACATATCAAGGCAACAAGGTTCACGACATCCGCTGGAACTTCGAGAAAATTCTGGTCGACAAGACCGGAAAAGCTGTTAAGAGGTACAATGTATACGTACTTCCGGCAGATCTCCGAGACGACATCCGGGCAGAAATCCAGAAGAGTGACGTAAAACAAGGATTTCCAGTTCTGGGGTCTTTTTTGGGTTAA